Proteins encoded together in one Myxococcales bacterium window:
- a CDS encoding LysR family transcriptional regulator yields MNGVYGRDLDLNLLRVFAVVASEGSVTAAAARLYLTQPAVSAALARLTRAVGARLFVRKGRGLELSPRGRKLAEAATPHLTALVEAALSPPSFDPRSSRATARLGMSDALEAWVVPKLLHALRLEAPQMQLVVTEVQFRTVAEAIASRRIDAAITVADELPKSVRRRPLAQGKFLCLFDPRHARIAPRARAVDERTYLAHEHVIVSYNADLRGVVEDALGKTRTVRCSVASFASIGPIVEGSALLATVPAVVAARILLERPKLRAVDLPFSPVTGTIDLLWPSALDDEPAARFVRDLAERVVKEATPGAPVRPGTKAKLPPRSPTPRARRHAS; encoded by the coding sequence ATGAACGGCGTCTATGGGAGGGACCTCGACCTCAACTTGCTCCGGGTGTTCGCCGTCGTCGCGAGCGAGGGGAGCGTGACCGCGGCGGCAGCTCGGCTCTACCTCACGCAGCCGGCCGTGAGCGCCGCGCTCGCCCGCCTCACGCGCGCCGTCGGGGCTCGCCTCTTCGTTCGAAAAGGGCGCGGGCTCGAGCTCTCCCCACGGGGAAGGAAGCTCGCCGAGGCCGCCACCCCTCACCTGACTGCGCTCGTCGAGGCCGCGCTCAGCCCGCCCTCCTTCGACCCACGCTCGAGCCGCGCCACCGCGCGGCTCGGGATGTCCGACGCACTAGAGGCTTGGGTCGTGCCGAAGCTCCTCCACGCCCTCCGGCTCGAGGCCCCCCAGATGCAGCTCGTGGTCACCGAGGTGCAGTTCCGGACCGTCGCCGAGGCGATCGCGTCTCGCCGGATCGACGCCGCGATCACGGTCGCCGACGAGCTCCCGAAGAGCGTCCGACGCCGGCCGCTCGCGCAAGGCAAGTTCCTCTGCCTCTTCGACCCTCGCCACGCGCGCATCGCGCCGCGGGCCCGAGCCGTCGACGAGCGCACCTACCTCGCGCACGAGCACGTGATCGTGTCGTACAACGCGGATCTCCGGGGCGTGGTCGAGGACGCCCTCGGCAAGACTCGAACCGTTCGCTGCTCGGTCGCGAGCTTCGCGTCGATCGGCCCCATCGTCGAGGGCTCGGCCCTCCTCGCGACCGTGCCCGCCGTCGTCGCCGCGAGGATCCTCCTCGAGCGGCCGAAGCTCCGCGCGGTAGACCTCCCCTTCTCGCCGGTCACAGGCACGATCGATCTCCTCTGGCCGAGCGCGCTCGACGACGAGCCGGCCGCGCGCTTCGTGCGCGACCTCGCCGAGAGGGTCGTGAAGGAGGCCACGCCCGGCGCCCCCGTTCGCCCCGGCACGAAGGCGAAGCTCCCACCCCGAAGCCCGACGCCGAGGGCCCGACGCCACGCGAGTTGA